One window from the genome of Actinoplanes teichomyceticus ATCC 31121 encodes:
- a CDS encoding dipeptide ABC transporter ATP-binding protein, whose amino-acid sequence MTLLQVDDLRISFGDKRAVDGLSFTLPAGGSLGVVGESGSGKSSLALALLGLGGEAAGRIDFDGTDLVTAGPERWRRIRGGQIAMVFQEPLTALSPFHTVGDQIAEVYRLHTGASRRAARARAVEVLAQVHIPDAARRAGAYPHEFSGGMRQRALIAMAIACRPRLIVADEPTTALDVTVQAQILDLLGEVRATTGAALLLISHDLGVVAGSTDSVIVMRRGRMVEQGPTDTVLVAPRADYTRALLDAVPKPGSRDYRPGEPLLRVRDVRKHFRQPRRGSLRQPPPIRAVDGVTLDVHAGETLGIVGESGTGKTTLARMMVGLVRPTAGTITFDGVDIARRRGRSVQMVFQDPLSALNPRRTVGESIADPLRLAGVRDPRPRVEELLERVGLDRGEYDRHPHQLSGGMRQRVGIARAIAPSPRLIVCDEPVSSLDVTTQAQVLALLEDLRRELGLSMVFVSHDLAVLRQIADRVAVLRDGAVVEIGPTAEVYEQPRHPYTRQLLAAVPVTDPAEARRLRALRTAGAG is encoded by the coding sequence ATGACCCTGCTTCAGGTGGACGACCTGCGGATCAGCTTCGGCGACAAGCGGGCGGTCGACGGGCTCTCCTTCACGCTGCCCGCCGGTGGGTCGCTCGGCGTGGTCGGCGAGTCCGGCTCCGGCAAGAGCTCGCTGGCGCTGGCCCTGCTCGGACTCGGCGGCGAGGCGGCCGGCCGCATCGATTTCGACGGGACCGACCTGGTCACCGCGGGGCCCGAGCGGTGGCGCCGGATCCGCGGTGGACAGATCGCCATGGTGTTCCAGGAGCCGCTGACCGCGCTGAGCCCGTTCCACACCGTCGGTGACCAGATCGCCGAGGTGTACCGGCTGCACACCGGCGCGTCGCGCAGGGCCGCCCGGGCCCGCGCGGTCGAGGTGCTCGCCCAGGTGCACATCCCGGACGCGGCGCGGCGGGCGGGGGCGTATCCGCACGAGTTCTCCGGCGGGATGCGCCAGCGCGCGCTGATCGCGATGGCGATCGCCTGCCGGCCGCGGCTGATCGTCGCCGACGAGCCGACCACCGCCCTGGACGTGACCGTGCAGGCGCAGATCCTGGACCTGCTCGGTGAGGTGCGCGCCACGACCGGGGCGGCGCTCCTTCTGATCAGCCACGACCTGGGCGTGGTGGCCGGATCGACGGATTCGGTGATCGTGATGCGGCGCGGTCGGATGGTCGAGCAGGGGCCGACCGACACGGTGCTGGTCGCGCCGCGCGCCGACTACACCCGGGCGCTGCTGGACGCGGTGCCCAAGCCCGGCTCGCGGGACTACCGGCCGGGCGAGCCGCTGCTGCGGGTCCGGGACGTACGCAAGCACTTCCGGCAGCCGCGCCGCGGCTCGCTGCGCCAGCCGCCGCCGATCCGCGCTGTCGACGGCGTCACCCTGGACGTGCACGCCGGCGAGACGCTCGGCATCGTCGGCGAGTCCGGCACCGGCAAGACCACCCTGGCCCGGATGATGGTCGGCCTGGTCCGGCCCACCGCCGGGACGATCACCTTCGACGGGGTGGACATCGCCCGGCGGCGCGGGCGTTCGGTGCAGATGGTCTTTCAGGACCCGCTCTCGGCACTGAACCCGCGGCGCACCGTCGGCGAGAGCATCGCCGACCCGTTGCGGCTCGCCGGCGTCCGCGATCCCCGTCCCCGCGTCGAGGAGCTGCTGGAACGCGTCGGCCTGGACCGCGGCGAGTACGACCGCCACCCGCATCAGCTCTCCGGCGGGATGCGCCAGCGGGTCGGCATCGCCCGGGCCATCGCCCCGTCCCCGCGTCTGATCGTCTGCGACGAGCCGGTGTCCTCGCTGGACGTCACCACCCAGGCGCAGGTCCTCGCCCTGCTTGAGGACCTGCGGCGGGAGCTGGGCCTGTCGATGGTGTTCGTCTCGCACGACCTGGCGGTGCTGCGCCAGATCGCCGATCGGGTGGCGGTGCTGCGGGACGGCGCGGTGGTGGAGATCGGTCCGACCGCCGAGGTGTACGAGCAGCCCCGGCACCCGTACACCAGACAGCTGCTGGCGGCCGTGCCGGTGACCGATCC
- a CDS encoding ABC transporter permease, translating into MIGYLIRRVAGAGVVLLVLSALIYALFYLAPSDPAILTCGKGCTPERLADVRAAMGLDDPIWTQYGHFLQGLFAGRDYPAGPDVRHCPAPCLGYSFETDQPVTALLLDRLPVSASLAIGAEALSLAVGIGAGMLSGLRRFRVLDRVVNGLILAGYTVPVFLVGLLLLLLFCVHLRWLPFPGYVPFTTDPLLWAQNLLLPWVALAVIQSAAYARLTRSGLQETLAEDHIRTARAYGIPERRILWRRALRGALLPLVTLTAVDLAAIMTSAVLTETMFGLPGVGQLLVGAVNQIDLPVVVGVTLLTGLLIVVANAAADLLYAAVDPRVELR; encoded by the coding sequence ATGATCGGTTACCTGATCCGCCGGGTCGCCGGCGCCGGCGTGGTCCTGCTGGTGCTGTCCGCGCTGATCTACGCGCTGTTCTACCTGGCCCCGTCCGACCCGGCGATCCTGACCTGCGGCAAGGGCTGCACCCCGGAACGGCTCGCCGACGTGCGCGCCGCGATGGGCCTGGACGACCCGATCTGGACGCAGTACGGCCATTTCCTGCAGGGGCTGTTCGCCGGCCGCGACTATCCGGCCGGCCCGGACGTGCGGCACTGCCCGGCGCCCTGCCTGGGCTACTCGTTCGAGACCGACCAGCCGGTCACCGCCCTGCTGCTGGACCGGCTGCCGGTCTCCGCCTCGCTGGCGATCGGCGCCGAGGCGCTGTCGCTGGCCGTCGGCATCGGCGCCGGCATGCTGTCCGGGCTGCGCCGCTTCCGGGTGCTCGACCGGGTGGTCAACGGCCTGATCCTGGCCGGGTACACGGTGCCGGTCTTCCTGGTCGGCCTGCTGCTGCTCCTGCTGTTCTGCGTGCACCTGCGGTGGCTGCCGTTCCCCGGGTACGTCCCGTTCACCACCGACCCGCTGCTGTGGGCGCAGAACCTGCTGCTGCCGTGGGTCGCGCTGGCCGTCATCCAGAGCGCCGCCTACGCCCGGCTGACCCGCTCCGGGTTGCAGGAGACGCTGGCCGAGGACCACATCCGCACCGCCCGGGCGTACGGGATCCCGGAGCGCCGGATCCTCTGGCGCCGCGCCCTGCGGGGCGCCCTGCTGCCGCTGGTCACGCTGACCGCGGTGGACCTCGCCGCGATCATGACCAGCGCGGTGCTGACCGAGACCATGTTCGGCCTGCCCGGCGTCGGGCAGCTGCTGGTCGGCGCGGTCAATCAGATCGACCTGCCGGTGGTCGTCGGGGTCACCCTGCTCACCGGTCTGCTCATCGTCGTGGCCAACGCCGCCGCCGACCTGCTCTACGCCGCCGTCGATCCCCGGGTGGAACTGCGATGA
- a CDS encoding ABC transporter permease, giving the protein MIRALRRDRGFVVGAVIAAGMVLVAVTAPLLAALAGQDYTTYHDDLLDSARGGVPIGSFGGISGEHWLGVEPGTGRDLFARLVYGAQVSVGVAVAATFLEVLLGVTVGIAAGLGGRWVDAGLSRLIDLVLSVPVLVMAISLLAIVPQDWPRPLLLAAVIAILGWGGTARISRGETLTLRTREYVAAAQVSGASWGRVARREILPGLTAPILTYAALLLPTNMVVEAGLSFLGVGVRPPTPSWGQMLSSATTWFRADPCYVFFPALLLFLTLLSFVLVANGLRRVLDPRQRAVLR; this is encoded by the coding sequence GTGATCCGTGCGCTGCGCCGGGACCGCGGCTTCGTCGTGGGAGCGGTGATCGCGGCCGGCATGGTGCTGGTCGCGGTCACCGCGCCGCTGCTGGCCGCGCTGGCCGGGCAGGACTACACCACGTACCACGACGACCTGCTCGACTCGGCCCGCGGCGGGGTGCCGATCGGGTCGTTCGGCGGGATCAGCGGCGAGCACTGGCTCGGGGTCGAGCCCGGCACCGGCCGCGACCTGTTCGCCCGGCTGGTCTACGGCGCCCAGGTGTCGGTCGGCGTCGCGGTCGCCGCCACCTTCCTGGAGGTGCTGCTCGGCGTCACGGTCGGGATCGCCGCCGGGCTCGGCGGCCGCTGGGTGGACGCCGGACTCAGCCGGTTGATCGACCTGGTCCTGTCGGTGCCGGTGCTGGTCATGGCGATCTCGCTGCTGGCGATCGTGCCGCAGGACTGGCCCCGGCCGCTGCTGCTGGCCGCGGTCATCGCGATCCTCGGCTGGGGCGGCACCGCGCGGATCAGCCGCGGCGAGACGCTGACCCTGCGCACCCGCGAGTACGTCGCGGCCGCACAGGTGTCCGGAGCGTCCTGGGGGCGGGTCGCGCGCCGGGAGATCCTGCCCGGCCTGACCGCGCCGATCCTGACGTACGCCGCGCTGCTGCTGCCCACCAACATGGTGGTCGAGGCCGGGCTGTCGTTCCTCGGCGTCGGCGTACGCCCGCCCACCCCGTCCTGGGGCCAGATGCTCTCCAGCGCCACCACCTGGTTCCGGGCCGACCCGTGCTACGTCTTCTTCCCCGCGCTGCTGCTGTTTCTGACCCTGCTCTCGTTCGTGCTGGTCGCCAACGGGCTGCGCCGGGTGCTCGACCCGCGGCAGCGGGCGGTGCTGCGATGA
- a CDS encoding ABC transporter substrate-binding protein — protein MRRFVPIVASVTVLLAGCQGGAGGDTTASDAAFDPKTCQGGTLTVLNQGGINHLDPARLYTSGGGNLPSLLFRTLTTRNRQPGEAGTKPAPDLATDLGTPSDGAKTWTYHLRDGIFFEDGTPITSADVKYGIERSFAPELPGGAPYLRDWLAGAAGYQGPYKQPEGIKAIETPDDKTIVFRLRKPEGDFPYLATATQFAPVPKAKDTGAEYEAHPISSGPYQVESYQPKKSLVLVRNKHWSSSVDELRYACPDRIEVTSGLDAAVINQRLVTGAGKDASAVTTDAVVGPEQLAQLGTGSELDKRVTRGEFPSTTYLAFNTKKAPFDNQKVREALSYAINRTSVVNALGGSAVVGASTTFLPPQKALGHQPYDYFPAGDSGNPEKARQVLAEAGLTGLTIDLAYENDDSEGIGPKVASAVQEAFKQAGVTVKLNAIDAATYRDVVGKPATQPGLALATWGADWPSGGPFLIPIFDGRQIITAGGNFNLAQYNDPEVNAEIDAINALTDPAAAAARWGALDAKLGKLALVIPLTHEKDVYLYGKNVKNAYADGWRGQLDIARISVK, from the coding sequence ATGCGCAGATTCGTGCCTATCGTTGCCTCGGTGACCGTGCTGCTCGCCGGTTGCCAGGGCGGAGCCGGTGGCGACACCACCGCGTCGGACGCGGCCTTCGATCCGAAGACCTGTCAGGGCGGCACGCTCACCGTGCTCAACCAGGGCGGGATCAACCACCTCGACCCGGCCCGGCTCTACACCTCCGGCGGCGGCAATCTGCCGTCCCTGCTGTTCCGCACGCTGACCACCCGCAACCGGCAGCCCGGCGAGGCCGGCACCAAGCCGGCCCCGGACCTGGCGACCGACCTGGGCACCCCCTCGGACGGCGCCAAGACCTGGACCTACCACCTGCGCGACGGGATCTTCTTCGAGGACGGCACGCCGATCACCTCGGCCGACGTCAAGTACGGCATCGAGCGCTCGTTCGCTCCCGAACTGCCCGGCGGCGCGCCCTACCTGCGCGACTGGCTGGCCGGCGCGGCCGGTTACCAGGGGCCGTACAAGCAGCCGGAGGGGATCAAGGCGATCGAGACGCCGGACGACAAGACGATCGTCTTCCGGCTGCGCAAGCCCGAGGGCGACTTCCCGTACCTGGCCACCGCCACCCAGTTCGCCCCGGTGCCGAAGGCCAAGGACACCGGCGCCGAGTACGAGGCGCACCCGATCTCCAGCGGCCCGTACCAGGTGGAGTCCTACCAGCCGAAGAAGTCGCTGGTGCTGGTGCGCAACAAGCACTGGTCGAGCAGCGTCGACGAGCTGCGCTACGCCTGCCCGGACCGGATCGAGGTCACCTCCGGCCTGGACGCCGCGGTGATCAACCAGCGGCTGGTCACCGGCGCCGGCAAGGACGCCAGCGCGGTCACCACCGACGCGGTCGTCGGCCCCGAGCAGCTCGCCCAGCTGGGCACCGGCTCCGAGCTGGACAAGCGGGTCACCCGAGGGGAGTTCCCGTCCACCACGTACCTCGCCTTCAACACCAAGAAGGCGCCGTTCGACAACCAGAAGGTCCGCGAGGCGCTGTCCTACGCCATCAACCGCACCTCGGTCGTCAACGCCCTCGGCGGCTCCGCGGTGGTCGGCGCGTCCACGACGTTCCTGCCCCCGCAGAAGGCGCTCGGCCACCAGCCGTACGACTACTTCCCGGCCGGTGACAGCGGCAACCCGGAGAAGGCCAGGCAGGTGCTCGCCGAGGCCGGGCTGACCGGACTGACCATCGACCTGGCGTACGAGAACGACGACAGCGAGGGCATCGGACCGAAGGTCGCCTCCGCCGTGCAGGAGGCGTTCAAGCAGGCCGGCGTCACGGTGAAGCTGAACGCCATCGACGCCGCCACCTACCGCGACGTGGTCGGCAAGCCGGCCACCCAGCCCGGCCTGGCGCTGGCCACCTGGGGCGCGGACTGGCCGTCCGGCGGCCCGTTCCTGATCCCGATCTTCGACGGCCGGCAGATCATCACCGCGGGTGGCAACTTCAACCTCGCCCAGTACAACGACCCCGAGGTCAACGCGGAGATCGACGCGATCAACGCGCTCACCGACCCGGCCGCGGCGGCCGCGCGCTGGGGCGCCCTGGACGCCAAGCTCGGCAAGCTGGCGCTGGTCATCCCGCTGACCCACGAGAAGGACGTCTACCTCTACGGCAAGAACGTCAAGAACGCCTACGCCGACGGGTGGCGCGGCCAGCTCGACATCGCCCGGATCTCGGTCAAGTGA
- a CDS encoding family 43 glycosylhydrolase — protein sequence MKLRTWMALAALAVAGLVTPASAQAAAPVAPAAAPTSYTNPVSAGTVDTFPDPAVIRGKDGAWYAYGTTNPIRNSSGEAGEHILPVLSSPDLVHWTYRGDVYTPTGKPAYWAAGTRAWAPDIRYLGGAYHLTYALSTGGVALLTGPTPLGPWTDRGLLVRPSDSGCPTGAIDQALFTDTGGVNYLYWGSYDTLCVQQLSADATTRVGEVTQVGRGRRAEGSFVVHRGGYYYLFFSDAGCCDGAFSGYTVKVGRSISPKGPFVTPSGTDLMALTSKDGIVLSANGNRWIGPGHNAIATDLAGQDWLVYHAIPAGEPDFPPVTGANGATLNLTRRPLMIDRLDWIDGWPVVRAGAGPSETAQTGPVTSWAVGSTFDSLSGWSTAWPTATDPDSGGFLSAAQRSFSLSDRAVSGDVRVEGDLRSGAGLVISYADPQNHVVAWLDRGGQRLDVAVTVRGRRSDHTAALPSGFPHATWHTVAAERRGRNLSVEVSADRLRDPVASVALTLPAAVALTGRIGAAATAAGAAADNIGAAPLYRPVTQRVADPAVGAPLPAYSDEFTGADPAWSWIRGRDDTTLTGGALVWPTQAAELHTGTNTASVLARTAPPGDFTVETRLTFDGTRGNQQAGLLLYQNDDRYFKLAHSVLPLSGTSQVTHQVEFGKEGERPTYTPPIAVANAPMFGGPAAGTTWLRLRYHFDAAHNEDEVRAASSVDGTVWTWGGVWTLPHTGTYRIGLISMNAPGATASFDYVRTYLNGADATACA from the coding sequence ATGAAACTCCGCACCTGGATGGCGCTGGCGGCGCTGGCCGTCGCCGGCCTCGTCACACCGGCCTCCGCGCAGGCCGCCGCGCCGGTCGCCCCGGCCGCGGCCCCCACCTCCTACACCAACCCGGTCAGCGCCGGGACCGTCGACACCTTCCCGGACCCCGCGGTGATCCGGGGCAAGGACGGCGCCTGGTACGCCTACGGCACCACCAACCCGATCCGCAACAGCAGCGGCGAGGCCGGCGAGCACATCCTGCCCGTGCTGTCCTCGCCCGACCTGGTCCACTGGACGTACCGTGGCGACGTCTACACCCCGACCGGCAAGCCCGCCTACTGGGCCGCCGGCACCCGGGCCTGGGCGCCCGACATCCGCTACCTCGGTGGCGCCTACCACCTGACCTACGCGCTCTCCACCGGCGGTGTCGCGCTGCTCACCGGCCCCACCCCGCTCGGCCCGTGGACCGATCGCGGGCTGCTGGTGAGGCCGTCGGACAGCGGCTGCCCGACCGGCGCCATCGACCAGGCGCTGTTCACCGACACCGGTGGCGTCAACTACCTCTACTGGGGCAGCTACGACACGCTCTGCGTGCAGCAGCTCAGCGCGGATGCCACCACCCGGGTCGGCGAGGTGACCCAGGTCGGGCGCGGCCGGCGCGCCGAGGGCTCGTTCGTGGTGCACCGCGGCGGCTACTACTACCTGTTCTTCTCCGACGCCGGCTGCTGCGACGGCGCGTTCAGCGGTTACACCGTCAAGGTCGGCCGCTCGATCAGCCCGAAGGGCCCGTTCGTCACGCCGAGCGGCACCGATCTGATGGCCCTGACCAGCAAGGACGGCATCGTGCTGAGCGCGAACGGGAACCGCTGGATCGGTCCCGGCCACAACGCGATCGCCACCGACCTGGCCGGCCAGGACTGGTTGGTCTATCACGCGATCCCGGCCGGCGAGCCGGACTTCCCGCCGGTCACCGGCGCGAACGGGGCCACCCTGAACCTCACCCGCCGCCCGCTGATGATCGACCGCCTGGACTGGATCGACGGCTGGCCGGTGGTCCGGGCCGGGGCCGGCCCGTCCGAGACGGCGCAGACCGGGCCGGTCACCAGCTGGGCGGTGGGCAGCACGTTCGACTCGCTCAGCGGGTGGAGCACGGCGTGGCCGACGGCCACGGATCCGGACTCCGGTGGGTTCCTGTCCGCCGCGCAGCGGTCCTTCTCGCTGAGCGACCGGGCCGTCTCCGGAGACGTACGGGTGGAGGGGGACCTGCGCTCCGGAGCCGGACTGGTGATCTCGTACGCCGATCCGCAGAACCACGTGGTCGCCTGGCTCGATCGGGGCGGGCAGCGGCTGGACGTGGCGGTGACCGTGCGCGGGCGGCGCAGCGACCACACGGCCGCCCTGCCGAGCGGATTCCCCCATGCCACCTGGCACACGGTCGCCGCGGAGCGGCGCGGCCGGAACCTGAGCGTGGAGGTCTCCGCCGACCGGCTGCGCGACCCGGTCGCGTCGGTCGCCCTGACCCTGCCGGCCGCGGTCGCGCTGACCGGCCGGATCGGCGCGGCGGCCACCGCGGCCGGCGCCGCCGCGGACAACATCGGCGCGGCTCCGCTGTACCGGCCGGTCACCCAGCGGGTCGCCGACCCGGCGGTGGGCGCGCCGCTGCCCGCCTACTCCGACGAGTTCACCGGCGCGGATCCGGCGTGGAGCTGGATCCGCGGGCGCGACGACACCACGCTGACCGGTGGCGCGCTGGTCTGGCCGACGCAGGCCGCCGAGCTGCACACCGGCACGAACACCGCGTCGGTGCTGGCGCGCACCGCCCCGCCGGGCGACTTCACCGTGGAGACCCGGCTGACCTTCGACGGCACCCGCGGCAACCAGCAGGCCGGGCTGCTGCTGTACCAGAACGACGACCGGTACTTCAAGCTCGCGCACTCGGTGCTGCCGCTGAGCGGGACGAGCCAGGTGACCCATCAGGTGGAGTTCGGCAAGGAGGGGGAGCGGCCGACCTACACGCCGCCGATCGCGGTGGCCAACGCGCCGATGTTCGGCGGGCCGGCGGCCGGGACGACCTGGCTGCGGCTGCGGTACCACTTCGACGCAGCGCACAACGAGGACGAGGTGCGTGCCGCGTCCAGCGTCGACGGGACCGTGTGGACCTGGGGCGGCGTGTGGACGCTGCCGCACACCGGGACGTACCGGATCGGTTTGATCTCGATGAACGCGCCCGGCGCGACGGCCTCGTTCGACTACGTTCGGACCTATCTCAACGGCGCGGACGCGACCGCCTGCGCCTGA
- a CDS encoding nuclear transport factor 2 family protein: MIELSIEVPPEMRRMADLPGTAVVVVERTIQRVRIARYRAPARSSVTAMWPIGAPGARPSVQKIRDCDTGGVTCCYDRLVTSPVIDVTPPWCQGARMTIKDIFLEAFGRFAAGDTGVLKEILREDFVNHDPDSPRGRDEWIEFTRTGPVATATLELKRVIADDEFVVAHLRLTPQDGGAGEAVVDVWRFDQGRIVEHWDVSQPITGPDQV, from the coding sequence GTGATCGAGCTCAGCATCGAGGTTCCTCCTGAAATGCGACGAATGGCAGATCTGCCGGGAACAGCAGTCGTCGTGGTGGAACGTACGATTCAGCGGGTCCGGATCGCCCGATATCGCGCACCGGCCCGCTCGTCAGTGACCGCCATGTGGCCGATCGGCGCACCCGGCGCCCGGCCGTCCGTGCAGAAAATCCGGGATTGCGATACAGGCGGCGTGACCTGCTGCTATGACCGCTTGGTTACCAGCCCGGTAATCGACGTGACGCCGCCGTGGTGCCAGGGTGCCCGCATGACCATCAAGGACATCTTCCTGGAGGCGTTCGGCCGCTTCGCCGCCGGCGACACCGGTGTGCTGAAAGAGATCCTCCGCGAGGATTTCGTCAACCACGACCCGGACAGCCCGCGCGGCCGGGACGAGTGGATCGAATTCACCCGGACCGGCCCGGTCGCCACCGCCACGCTGGAGCTCAAGCGCGTGATCGCCGACGACGAGTTCGTGGTCGCGCACCTGCGGCTCACCCCGCAGGACGGCGGAGCCGGCGAGGCGGTCGTCGACGTCTGGCGGTTCGATCAGGGCCGGATCGTCGAGCACTGGGACGTCAGCCAGCCGATCACCGGGCCCGACCAGGTCTGA
- a CDS encoding DUF4360 domain-containing protein, with protein MLSSITAGALLVSSLSGAPATTWHGSPPPADRMVIDVVSANGSGCPGRSADVQVSPDNTAFTVTYSDFIAQVGPDAEPTDFRKNCQLALDVHVPQGFTYAVAGADHRGFGHLEEGASGTETASYYFQGEPHTTRIRHDFHGWMDSEWQHSDRVEVGSMSYLPCGEQRYLNVNTELRVDAGSSESSTTSFLTMDSTDGSLETTYHVSWLEC; from the coding sequence ATGCTGAGCTCGATCACCGCGGGCGCGCTGCTCGTCTCGTCGCTGAGCGGGGCGCCGGCCACGACATGGCACGGCTCGCCGCCCCCGGCGGACCGGATGGTCATCGACGTGGTGTCGGCGAACGGCTCGGGCTGCCCCGGTCGCAGCGCGGACGTGCAGGTCTCCCCGGACAACACCGCGTTCACGGTCACCTACAGCGACTTCATCGCACAGGTCGGACCGGACGCCGAGCCCACGGATTTCCGCAAGAACTGTCAACTCGCGCTGGACGTGCACGTGCCGCAGGGATTCACGTACGCGGTGGCCGGGGCGGACCACCGCGGCTTCGGCCACCTCGAGGAGGGGGCGAGCGGGACGGAGACGGCGTCCTACTACTTCCAGGGCGAGCCGCACACCACCCGGATCCGGCACGACTTCCACGGCTGGATGGACAGCGAGTGGCAGCACAGCGACCGGGTCGAGGTCGGGTCGATGTCCTACCTGCCCTGCGGAGAGCAGCGATACCTGAACGTCAACACCGAACTGCGGGTGGACGCCGGCTCCTCGGAGAGCTCCACCACCAGCTTCCTGACCATGGACTCGACCGACGGCAGCCTGGAGACCACGTACCACGTCTCCTGGCTGGAGTGCTGA
- a CDS encoding DUF2306 domain-containing protein: MTLSTDGPIDLGMTSNDVGGEPKKRQNNRRPRSRGLGMLTFVVLAWLAVFVAPVYFSLDPSTARIPLRPGLSLHYPLLVVHVWSGTVAMLTGLMQMWPWLRRAHPRVHRVAGRVYVVAVVAGAPALAALIAIRSQTLGDVSTAVVVGFGVQTVLWVWVTATGYRRARQRRWADHRRLMIYSFALTLSIIWSRIAFVVAMMIPGADMRWVSENTGWFPWVLDLLIAHWWISRTQRRPLQLSAATQDEKVTV, translated from the coding sequence ATGACGCTTTCCACCGACGGGCCGATTGACCTCGGCATGACGAGCAACGACGTCGGCGGGGAACCGAAGAAGCGTCAGAACAACCGGCGGCCGCGGTCGCGAGGGCTCGGCATGCTCACCTTCGTGGTTCTTGCCTGGCTAGCCGTATTCGTCGCCCCGGTGTACTTCTCCCTCGACCCGTCGACGGCGAGAATCCCGCTGCGGCCGGGCCTCTCACTGCATTATCCGCTGCTTGTCGTGCACGTCTGGTCCGGGACGGTGGCGATGCTGACCGGTCTGATGCAGATGTGGCCGTGGCTGCGCCGCGCCCACCCCCGGGTGCATCGGGTGGCCGGCCGGGTGTACGTCGTCGCGGTGGTCGCCGGGGCGCCGGCACTCGCCGCCCTCATCGCCATCCGGTCGCAGACCCTCGGTGACGTCAGCACCGCGGTGGTCGTGGGTTTCGGTGTGCAGACCGTGCTCTGGGTGTGGGTCACCGCCACCGGTTACCGGCGGGCCCGCCAGCGCCGGTGGGCCGACCATCGGCGACTGATGATCTACAGCTTCGCGCTGACCCTCTCCATCATCTGGAGCCGGATCGCATTCGTCGTGGCCATGATGATTCCCGGCGCCGACATGCGATGGGTCAGCGAGAACACCGGCTGGTTCCCCTGGGTGCTCGATCTGCTGATCGCGCACTGGTGGATCAGCCGGACGCAACGACGCCCGCTGCAGCTCTCCGCAGCCACCCAAGACGAGAAGGTGACGGTATGA
- a CDS encoding class I SAM-dependent methyltransferase — protein MSIDQRPAGQRDAARATAVVERLLAATASRDDDVDAVIDDLGAVEVADVVVAELLFRACVEDLVPAAGDDGAAVTVVFSHRGRDITTFLAVTSGGVRVVPGELGAPYEESLSPSLTQELSETVRALYGPLADVSATTRRIRWPGPEVVFPTPQRPSLPTVFYAVVQRLVQVLDRREPSDLTELAVRYGTDKWGAMHQYPRRYETHFGPLRDRRLRILEIGVGGFDDPAKGGGSLRMWKRYFPRALVHGLDILDKSPLAEPRMTIVRGDQSDTDDLDEVVRRHGPFDIVIDDGSHRPEHVLASFNALFPHVKPDGLYVIEDLMACYWPVPFGGSDTDLSDPGFTVGFLKSLLDGLHHEEFLRPDARAALPTDALISAVHVYHNLAVIEKGPNADGSLVASLLRAERAAGPKADPA, from the coding sequence ATGAGTATCGACCAACGTCCGGCCGGGCAGCGCGATGCGGCGCGGGCGACCGCTGTCGTGGAGAGGCTGCTCGCGGCCACGGCGTCACGCGACGACGACGTCGATGCGGTCATCGACGACCTCGGCGCCGTCGAGGTGGCCGACGTCGTGGTCGCGGAACTGCTGTTCCGCGCCTGCGTCGAGGACCTCGTGCCCGCGGCGGGTGACGACGGGGCCGCGGTCACCGTGGTGTTCTCGCACCGTGGCCGCGACATCACCACGTTCCTGGCGGTCACGTCCGGCGGCGTGCGGGTCGTGCCCGGCGAGCTCGGCGCCCCGTACGAGGAAAGCCTCTCGCCGTCGCTGACGCAGGAGCTGTCCGAGACCGTCCGCGCGCTGTACGGCCCGCTGGCGGACGTGTCCGCGACGACCCGCCGGATTCGCTGGCCCGGGCCCGAGGTCGTGTTCCCCACCCCGCAGCGGCCCAGCCTTCCGACGGTCTTCTACGCCGTCGTGCAGCGCCTCGTCCAGGTGCTCGACCGGCGTGAGCCCTCCGACCTGACCGAGCTGGCAGTGCGGTACGGCACCGACAAGTGGGGTGCGATGCATCAATACCCCCGCCGGTACGAGACCCATTTCGGCCCGTTGCGTGATCGCCGGCTGCGCATTCTGGAGATTGGTGTCGGCGGTTTCGACGACCCGGCCAAGGGCGGCGGCTCGTTGCGCATGTGGAAACGGTATTTCCCGCGGGCACTGGTCCACGGCCTCGATATCCTGGACAAGAGTCCGCTGGCCGAACCTCGGATGACCATCGTTCGCGGCGACCAATCGGACACCGACGACCTCGACGAGGTGGTGCGACGGCACGGGCCCTTCGACATCGTCATCGACGACGGCAGTCACCGCCCCGAGCATGTCCTGGCCTCTTTCAACGCCCTGTTCCCGCACGTCAAGCCGGACGGCCTGTACGTCATCGAGGACTTGATGGCCTGCTACTGGCCGGTTCCGTTCGGCGGCAGCGACACCGACCTGAGCGACCCGGGTTTCACCGTCGGATTCCTCAAGTCATTGCTCGACGGCCTGCACCACGAGGAGTTCCTGCGCCCGGACGCGCGAGCCGCACTGCCGACCGACGCCCTGATCAGCGCGGTCCACGTCTACCACAACCTGGCCGTGATAGAGAAGGGACCCAACGCCGACGGCAGCCTGGTGGCCTCGCTGCTGCGCGCTGAGCGGGCAGCAGGCCCGAAGGCCGATCCGGCATGA